GCAGTCGACCTACCTGAAAACCGCCGCCAAGCTCCATGAGGCCGAACTGGCCTATGAGCGAGCTCGAGGCTTGCTGGAAGACAAGGCGATCAGCTTGGCCGAGTTCCAAAAGAAGGAGGCGGAAGCCAAGAGCGTCCGCGCCGAAGCGCGGGAGGCACGGGATCGCCTGCACGTCTTGGGCATGCAGGAGCCGGAGATGCAACGATTGGACCGTGAGCACACCATCTCCGCCTACGTTCCGATCCATGCCCCGTTCACCGGCCGCGTGATCGCACGGAACCTCGCCAAGGGGGAAGTCGTCGAGACGTCCCACGAGCTGTTTACGGTCGCGGATCTCTCGGAGGTCTGGGTGGTCGCGAACGTTCCGGAAAAGGACGTGCGGTTCATTCACCGCAACCAAACGGTCGAGGTCCGGCTCGCGGCCTACCCGCAGGAGGCGTTCCAGGGCGCCATCACCTATGTGGGGGATGTCCTGGAGCCGGCGACCAGAACGATGAACCTGCGGGTCACCGTCCCGAACCGTGACGGGCGGCTCAAGCCGGCAATGTTCGCCACCGTTCGCGTGTACACCCATATCGAAACCGGCGTGCTGACGGTGCCCTCGGCGGCGATCCAGCGCGACCAACAGCGCGCCTTGGTGTTCGTGCAGATCGAGCCCGGGACATTCGAAGCCCGCCCGGTGACCCTCGGGGACGAGAGCGGGGAGATCACCAAGGTGC
The DNA window shown above is from Nitrospirota bacterium and carries:
- a CDS encoding efflux RND transporter periplasmic adaptor subunit — protein: MRQPRIFQRLGRISLALLATLSVVALGLGSLTGCTKESDEVPGAKPAVATAGPRLVRLKPEAAAAAGVEVRPMARSEFRMHRDFPATVQPNKNKLAEVTALVRGRATDVYVDVGTDVAGGALLATLYSSDLGLAQSTYLKTAAKLHEAELAYERARGLLEDKAISLAEFQKKEAEAKSVRAEAREARDRLHVLGMQEPEMQRLDREHTISAYVPIHAPFTGRVIARNLAKGEVVETSHELFTVADLSEVWVVANVPEKDVRFIHRNQTVEVRLAAYPQEAFQGAITYVGDVLEPATRTMNLRVTVPNRDGRLKPAMFATVRVYTHIETGVLTVPSAAIQRDQQRALVFVQIEPGTFEARPVTLGDESGEITKVLGGLREGESLVTQGAFALKSELEHHKIEETR